The following coding sequences lie in one Anoplolepis gracilipes chromosome 4, ASM4749672v1, whole genome shotgun sequence genomic window:
- the Tbh gene encoding tyramine beta hydroxylase, which produces MMLFLLLLVALVGVHSSWSSHDSSSIAENVPASAIHAVPLGSEATLYWKVDLMNELVVVEIHYVGNDSSWFAIGFSDYGELKPADYCVLWPDWHQQIHLQDSWADIDGKLHLDSQQDCKNFAWKRRGNVTKFTFSRKFDTCDEHDYIIERGTTHLVWLRGRGPLSSLTGLQISDAKASGMSRTELHRVSHEKPKFPPNAWHLELLAHRVQVPKQETTYWCHVQKLPSVLKQKHHILQFGPAIQEGNEHIVHHMEVFHCVGPADVEVPMYDGPCDGADRPEKTQICKKVMAAWAMGADAFIYPEEAGLSIGGADFNPYIMLEVHYNNPELHQGVIDSSGIRFVLTKTLRKYDAGVIELGLEYTDKMAIPAGQEAFTLSGHCIAECTGVGLPQSGIHIFASQLHTHLTGTKVITRHIRDGEELPPLNYDNHYSTHFQEIRLLPKSVTILPGDSLITTCTYNTVKRNNITLGGFAISDEMCVNYVHYYPNAILEVCKSAISDDALRTYFRYMLEWENQDTSTKKGISANYKSIEWTKVRVEALHDLYEAAPLGMQCNGSDGSRLPGSWDNIAATPVRLPLSPPARDCLELSFQQEILNQM; this is translated from the exons ATGATGTTGTTTTTGCTCTTGTTAGTTGCTCTCGTGGGTGTCCACTCGAGCTGGTCTTCGCACGATTCGAGCTCGATCGCTGAAAACGTACCTGCAAGCGCGATCCACGCGGTTCCTCTGGGCTCGGAGGCGACTCTCTATTGGAA GGTGGATTTAATGAACGAGCTGGTAGTCGTAGAGATTCATTACGTCGGCAACGATAGCAGCTGGTTCGCGATTGGATTTTCCGACTACGGAGAGCTGAAACCAGCCGATTACTGCGTCTTATGGCCCGACTGGCATCAGCAGATTCATCttcaa GACTCATGGGCGGATATCGATGGGAAATTACACCTGGACAGCCAACAAGACTGCAAGAATTTTGCATGGAAAAGACGCGGCAATGTCACAAAGTTCACCTTCTCCCGCAAATTTGACACCTGCGATGAGCacgattatattattgag AGAGGTACCACGCATCTCGTATGGCTTCGCGGCCGCGGACCATTATCCTCTTTAACCGGACTCCAAATTTCGGACGCGAAAGCATCGGGCATGTCTCGCACGGAATTGCATAGGGTGTCTCATGAAAAGCCCAAGTTCCCACCGAATGCTTGGCACCTCGAATTACTTGCCCATCGGGTTCAAGTGCCGAAGCAGGAGACCACCTATTGGTGTCACGTGCAGAAATTACCGTCAGTGTTGAAACAAAA ACATCACATCTTACAATTCGGCCCCGCTATCCAAGAGGGTAACGAACATATCGTACATCATATGGAAGTCTTCCATTGCGTCGGGCCCGCGGATGTGGAAGTGCCCATGTACGATGGTCCTTGCGACGGAGCTGATAGACCAGAAAAGACACAG ATTTGTAAGAAGGTAATGGCGGCATGGGCGATGGGTGCCGATGCATTCATATATCCGGAGGAAGCAGGTCTGTCCATCGGTGGAGCCGACTTCAATCCGTACATCATGCTGGAGGTGCATTACAATAATCCCGAGCTACATCAAGGCGTCATCGATTCCTCCGGGATCCGATTTGTTCTCACCAAGACTCTAAGAAAGTATGATGCCGGTGTGATTGAGCTGGGGCTTGAATATACCGATAAAATGGCGATACCCGCGGGACAg GAAGCCTTTACGCTATCCGGTCACTGCATAGCGGAATGCACCGGAGTTGGATTACCTCAAAGtggtatacatatttttgccTCTCAGTTGCACACACACTTGACAGGCACAAAAGTCATCACCCGTCACATAAGGGATGGTGAAGAGCTACCGCCGTTGAACTATGACAATCATTACTCCACTCATTTTCAGGAAATCAGACTGCTGCCGAAATCAGTGACCATTTTGcct ggGGATTCTCTAATAACTACATGTACTTACAACACAGTGAAGAGGAATAACATAACTCTCGGCGGCTTTGCTATATCCGATGAAATGTGCGTTAACTACGTTCATTATTATCCTAACGCGATACTAGag GTGTGCAAAAGCGCTATAAGCGACGATGCCTTGCGGACGTACTTCCGTTATATGCTAGAATGGGAAAATCAGGATACTAGCACCAAGAAGGGCATCTCAGCGAATTACAAGAGCATCGAGTGGACCAAGGTCCGCGTGGAAGCTCTTCATGATCTCTATGAAGCTGCACCTTTAG GGATGCAGTGTAATGGTTCAGATGGCTCTCGATTGCCTGGCTCATGGGACAATATTGCGGCAACACCGGTTAGATTACCTTTGTCGCCGCCGGCTAGAGATTGCCTGGAGCTTTCGTTTCAACAAGAAATCTTGAATCAAATGTGA